The following coding sequences are from one Enterococcus sp. 4G2_DIV0659 window:
- a CDS encoding extracellular solute-binding protein: protein MKRNMKKLLTLGVTMTAAAVALAACGGGSSEKKTSAENENASIKLWVDVAFVDTYKPLVEQFEKEHKDWKVTIKPSESATAQENLKKDPSAAADVFMMPHDQLGQMVDAGIIYANTKYEDSVKKNSTESAIEAATYDGKLYGYPYGVESQILYYNKGKLAEEDVKSWETLTSKGKLGANFGEAGANYIFTPLFMSNGDELYGKNGEDIKGTNFNNDKGVEVLKWIRAQKDNPGVVQSNADALSNLGNGKTDAFLSGPWSKLDVEKALGDNFAVAPYPTVDLGNGSVQQKAFLGVKLFGVNASTKSPVAAMALADFLTNKENQLTVFEKNGTVPANKEAQADEKVTSDDVAKAVMTMSDSDHSVVMPKLPAMVSFWGPADAVINDTYNGKIAEDQYLPKLDKLVQDTSKSGK from the coding sequence ATGAAAAGAAACATGAAAAAGCTTTTGACGTTAGGGGTAACAATGACAGCAGCGGCCGTTGCGCTTGCAGCTTGTGGCGGAGGTTCATCAGAGAAAAAAACTTCTGCTGAAAATGAAAACGCTTCTATAAAATTATGGGTGGATGTAGCATTTGTTGACACCTACAAACCATTAGTAGAGCAATTTGAAAAAGAACATAAGGATTGGAAAGTGACGATTAAGCCGAGTGAGTCCGCTACGGCTCAAGAAAACTTAAAGAAAGATCCTAGTGCGGCAGCCGATGTATTTATGATGCCCCATGACCAATTAGGGCAAATGGTAGATGCAGGAATTATTTATGCTAATACTAAATATGAAGATAGTGTTAAGAAAAATAGTACAGAAAGTGCAATTGAAGCGGCTACTTATGATGGCAAGCTATACGGTTATCCATATGGAGTCGAATCACAAATTCTATATTACAACAAAGGAAAATTAGCTGAAGAAGACGTGAAGAGTTGGGAAACGTTAACGTCTAAAGGAAAATTAGGTGCAAACTTTGGAGAAGCTGGTGCGAACTATATCTTTACACCGCTATTTATGTCAAATGGTGATGAGTTATACGGAAAAAATGGCGAAGATATCAAAGGGACTAATTTTAATAATGACAAGGGTGTAGAAGTATTAAAATGGATTCGTGCACAAAAAGATAACCCAGGTGTTGTGCAATCAAATGCGGATGCACTTTCTAATTTAGGAAATGGCAAAACGGATGCGTTCTTATCTGGCCCTTGGTCTAAATTAGACGTCGAAAAAGCTTTGGGAGATAATTTTGCGGTTGCTCCGTATCCTACTGTTGATTTAGGCAATGGTTCAGTACAACAAAAAGCCTTCTTGGGTGTGAAATTGTTTGGTGTCAATGCATCAACGAAAAGCCCAGTTGCAGCGATGGCTTTAGCGGATTTCTTAACAAATAAAGAAAATCAATTAACTGTTTTTGAGAAAAATGGTACAGTTCCTGCGAACAAAGAAGCTCAGGCGGATGAAAAAGTAACATCTGATGACGTGGCTAAAGCTGTTATGACAATGAGTGATAGTGATCATTCCGTTGTTATGCCGAAACTACCAGCGATGGTTTCGTTCTGGGGACCGGCTGATGCTGTGATCAATGATACGTATAATGGCAAAATTGCTGAAGATCAATATCTACCAAAATTAGACAAATTAGTCCAAGATACGAGTAAGTCGGGTAAATAA